The stretch of DNA ATCTAATGGTGTATAAACCATTCCCCTAACATCAGTTGAATTTATTAATCTAGCAACGCCTTTATCCAATTCTTTTATGCTATAAAATCTGGCGATATTATTTATTGAAGTTTCGTAACCATGAAAAGTGCTTTGTCCAACAAATTTCGCAATTCCATTTTCGAGTTCAGACACTCCATATTTTTTTCCATAATTTTCATCTTCAGGATTAATAACCAGCACAAGATCACTAACTTTAATTTCACCCTTTATTGTAGGAAATTTTTCAAAAACTGTTTTTTTTGTCTCGATAAACTCCACGACCTCCTCTTTCTTCGCAATATAATCACGCATTACCTGAAGAGCCTCTTTGCTACCCGCTTCAGCTTTTTCTTTTAACTCAGAAAAACCTAAACCACCCGAAATCACTTCCAACTCAGACATTAATCTATCAAAATACGCTTGCTGAACTTCAGTGAAGTTAGCTTTGAGTGCATTTGATTGTAGTTCTGTTTCAAATTTCATACTCATAGGTCGCGGAGTTGTTTTTTTACTACTCCAATTTCCCAAACTATATGTGTCTTATTATTATTATCCCGGAATCTTACAAAAAGAGCCCCCTCTCTATATAAAAAATTTTCAATTAGCACTCCTTTTGGTAGAATCGTCTTAAAAGTTAAGTCAGTCACCATATTTTGACCAATTTTAATTCCATCCACCTCCCTAAAATCAAGGATTTCATATTCAACTGCCCCATTGTCGATCATTTCGCCAGTTAACCGCATGCAATTTTCGCTTTTCGGTATCTTGATGCCAACACCGCCACCAATATTGTATCGGACCCTAACAGTTTCTGGTTCTGGAAAGGATTCAACGACACCACCATCATGATAATGATTTTTAAGTTTTCCGGTACGATGATCTCTTTCCACTTCTTTAACTACAACTCGGTCACCAATTTTAAGATTTTTTTCTCGGAGAACTTCTGGAACTTCTTTAGTTTCAATAAACTGCACAATCTGCTCTTTCTTGGCGACATAATCTCGCATTACTTGAAGAGCCTCTTTGCTGCCCGCTTCAGCTTTCGCTTTCAGTTCAGCAAAACCTAAGCCATCCGAGATTACTTCCAACTCAGACATTAATCTATCAAAATGCGCTTGCTGAACTTCGGTGAAGTTAGCGTGGAGGGATTTTTCAGTTAGATTTTGTTCTAGAGTTAACATACTTTGTTTTTGTTACGTAATATGTGATATGTGTTATGTGCTCCGGGATACGCGATTTTCACTTCGTTCTACCTTTCTTCTTATTACCTTTCAACTCATATTGCTCATTAAACATTTGTAATGTCATCGATTCCCAAACTCGTTTACCTTTTAGATGCCGATCAACAAATAGTAAAATCTCATATACTCCTACAACAAAATGATGAATAACCGCCTGCCCGCTACCTGACGTCTCGTTATATCTTTTGTATAATTCTAATCCACCAAATTCCTCTCGATCCAAAACTCTTACTTCTTCGCCAAAAAATTGCCTTAAAGAACTATTATTAACATCATCACTATAACGAGAAATCTCATTAACATCAAAGCCAACTAGAAAATTATGCATCCCCGAACAACGAACATGCTCGCCTTTCTCATCAACCTCTTCTACCACCCCTGTTTTACCATAAAATTGCTGTCGGTTTTTACAATAAACAATATGATCACCAGGCACATATTTGATTTCCGCATTGACAACTTCTTTATTCTCTATAAATTCTACAATCTGTTCCTTCTTGGCGACATAATCCCGCATAACCTGAAGCGCTTCTTTATCACCTGCCTCAGCCTTCGCTTTAAGCTCAGCAAAACCTAATCCACCAGAAATTTGTTCCAACTCAGACATTAATCTATCAAAATAAATTTGCTGGACTTCGGTAAAGTTAGCTTTTAGGGATTTCTCTTGAAATTGTTGCATTTCTCGTGACATATTTAATCCTTCAGTCGATTAATAATTATTAAACCTGCAATATACAAAAAAACCGGCTTGATAAATAAGATCAATAACCCAAGTCCACTACCGCCAAGTTTAACTAACCCAGTTCTTTCCGCTCCGAATACAGGACTACCCATAATCCGGTTAACAATCAAAGTCATCCAAAGAAAAACAACCAATGATAACAAAACCAAAAGAGTCATTTTTGTGTGCTGAGTTAAGTAATATCTACTTAATGTTTTGATGTAAAGTTTGTATTTTTGAAATTTACCCATATATTTTACTGATTAATTAATTAGTAAATCCCGATAAAGTAAACACATTGGTGGTAGTCGCGATTATTTCAGCTTTATTATCACCATCCATGTCTGTGACAACTACTTTCACACCGTCATTTTGTCCCTGATCAAAGGCAAAAAAGCTTGGTCCATCTAGATTGCCGTCCTTATCAAACACTTTAACATGTGGCGCACCACCCTTACCAGACCCAGTTACAATTTCGTCCACACCATCGCCATCTACATCACCAGCTGCTACATTAACCCCACCACGAAAACTCGGATCGTATGCAAAAAAACCTGGATTAATACAATGTCCATCTGGAGCAAAAACTCGCACGTGCGGACCACCTCCAAATCCTGCACCAGCTACGATTTCGTAATGACCGTCACCTTCCAAATCTGCAATGGTCACATTAACGCCACCACGGAATTCTGGACCATAAGCAAAAAAACCAGGGTTGATAAGTTTCCCTTCACTATTGAAAATTCGGATATGCGGACCACCACCTTTTTCTGTTCCAGTAACAATTTCCAAAGTACCATTATTATCTAAATCGCCAACTGAAATATTTATTCCACGATCATAATTTTCTGTGTAAGGATAAAAGCTGGCTTTTAAAGTACCGTCAGATTTATATATTTCAACTTTTTTACTTCCCGCCACTAAAATTTCATTTTTTCCATCTCCATCCAAATCGTGTTTTATAATTTGACTACTTCCTTTGTAATTTTCATTGTAAGCAAAAAATCCAGTACGTGCCACGTGCCCAAACTCGTTGAACACTCTGGCAAATGAACCATTTACATAGGTAGCTTCTAATATTTCTTCAATCGGACGTAACAATACTAAACCGTCATTGCCAGCCAAATCAACACCCTCCACAAAAGAACCATCATTAGTCCAAGTGTCCTGCACACCGTTTAATTTTTCATACTCACCACCTAGCTCAATATATTTTTCCTGATTACCAGAATTAACCAAAACTAAACCGTTTTTAAAATCTCTACGCCAGACACCAGCGTCAAATTTCTTACTACCCGAAGCTACGTTAAATGCTTCGCCAGCTGGCTCGCCCAAATAAGCTTCATATTCATCGTACCACCAAATCTCTCGATGAGACTGGTCACCATTATCAAAACTATAATAACCATTATCCATCAAAGCGCTAGCTAAACCAAAGCGCATTTTTTTATAATCCTTATCATCACCAGTATTGTTAACATTAGAATTCAAAATACTTAAGGTGGGTTGATAACCTTCCTGATTCATAAACTTGTATTTTGTTAATGTTTCAGACCAACCCCTATATGGAAAATGTTCGTAAAGCGCACCATTCATTTGCTTATAATAACTCTCACCACCATTACCAATGATTAAGGCTTCTGGCCCCAAAATTTTTCTTGTGTTATTCAAAAGGATTTCCATTCCCTTTTGCCATTTACTATTAACTTCAATCATCGAATCCGCCTCGCCATCCTGATCCAGATCTATCTTTTTATCAGACATAAATGAAATGTTATCCCACACATTATCATAAAAAACTCCATCCCAATAACCAGTGTCGATTAACTCTTTTTTTACAAATGAAGGCAAGGTATCATACCAACGTTGATTTTTAACCAGTGGGGACTGAGTTGTTAAATTGACCATAGGATTACCAGGCCACCAAGCGACCTTTTCTCCTGAAGTATCTTTCAACCACCAATTTTTATTTATTTTATTATAAAGTTTTTTTCGTAAAGTCCCAGGCAAATTCCAAGAATCACCTCTAATTTCTTGTGCAGCAATGTAAGCTAATAGCTTGATGTTTGGATTAAATTTTTTTAATAATTTCAGACTTTCAGGAGAATAAGTTTGTACTTCCATATCAATAATCAGAATATCCCATCTGGCCAAATCCTTCGCTTCATCTGCAGTTATATCCCAACGAAAAAACAAATTAGCCAATTTAGGATATTGGTTGTGATTTAAAGATGCTCCTTCGATAACAAACAAAGGAGCTATAATCATTACGGCTAAAATTGTCGCGTAAATTATTTTATTTCTCATTGTTAATTCATTCAGCAGTCATACTTTAACCTAGTTTTACCACATTTTCTTTAGACAGAACTTGGTTATAAGCTTGCATTAACAGTTGATAATGTCGTTTTGTACAATTTTTGTGTTCAACAGTTTCTCGAGCAAGTGAACCCATGTGTTCAATGGTGTCACTCTCATTATAATGTTGCTTTATTTTACTTCTCAAGTCCTTGATACTAAATGGCTCATAAAACCAGCCAGTTTTATTTTCCTCAATCATTTCTTGCAGTCCACCCAGCCTGGATGCCAAAACCGGTTTACCCAGTGCCATAGCTTCAATAACTAACATCGGATAATTTTCATACCACTCCGAAGGAATGATGAAGAATTTAGAATTCTTAATCAAATCGAAAAGTTCTTTGTCATACTTAGGACCCAAATATTCAACATTTTTTATTTGTTTTTTTACAATATATTTTTCAACCTCCTTTCGCAATTGACCATCTCCGATTAATTTCAATTTAATATCTGGCAACTTACGAATTGCTTTCAATAGCGTCATAACACCCTTTTCTTTACTCAGACGACTTACACAAACAACATAGTCCTGGTTCTGGTAATTAGGTTCAAAATTTTCAATATTAATGAAATTGTTGATCACATTAATCGGTTGTTTAATTCCCCATTCACGAACTTTATCTTTTAAAAACTGACTTGGTGAAATAAATAAATCTACCTTCTCTTTATAAAATCTAAAAATCCATTGAAGAAAAAGTTCCAAACCAGCCAAAGAACTAGACCAAAATGAATTCTGGACACACTTGTTCAATGAGCATTGATAATATTTATGTTTTTTACACTTTTCACAAACTTTACCCTTGGTAAACAAACGATAATTGGGACAAATGAGTTGATAATCATGCAAAGTTTGCACAACTGGAATCTGGTGTTTTTTTAATGGTTTAAGAATAGATGGAGTTAACTGGTGTGAGATGTTATGTAAATGAGCAATATCAGGCTTTTCCAACTGAATTAGTTTTTCTAAATTTTTTGCGGCCAATGGATAATAAATGAATCTTAATGCTTTACCAAACCAGCTATTTTTAGATTGGAAATTAGTGTACGGAACAAAGTACTTAGAATACGATGATGGCAAATTATTTTTTTCATCTTCCATTGAAAAACAAACTACTTGATGCCCATTTTGCTCAAGTAATTTTTTAGTATGTAAAAATACTCTCTCACTACCACCCTTTTGCCAATAGAATTTATTTATCAACAATATCTTCATAAAGTTTTTGGTATTGCTTAATTGTTTTATTAACATCAAACTGATCAACTACAAACTGCTGAAGTGACTTGGCCATTTTACTAACTAAATCTCTATGTTCGTCAACCCAATTCAATCTTTGAACCAACTGTTCAATGTTTTTTGGTTTGAAAAGTAAACCATTTTGCTTGTGTTTGATAATCTCTGGCACGCCTCCAACTTCAGTAGCCACAACCACGCGCCCTGCTGCTGCCGCCTCCAATATTACTAGACTTAACCCCTCACTTACTGAAGGTAATACAAACACATCAAACTTATTCAAATGCGGTCGAACGTCCTCAACTTCTCCAACAAATTGGACCCGGTCTTCAATTCCTAAAGATTTAGCTAAGGCCGTTAACTCGCGACGCAATGGCCCATCGCCCACTAGAATTAATTTCCAATTTTTATTCTTCAAAAACCTACAAGCTCTAATCAAATGTTTATGTCCTTTTTCTTTACTCAATCTACCAACTGATCCAATAGTTATGTCTTCAGTTTTAAATAAGCCTGGATTTTCAATATAAAATTTACTAACATCAATTCCATTATAAATTACTTCAATATTCTGGATATCAATACCTTCTTCCGCGACTAAATAGTCTCTAGTTGCCTTTGAGATAGCAACTACCTTGTTAAACTTACGCCGAGCCTTAAGGCCTAAGCGATCTCGCCAAAAACCCTCGCTCAAAATATCATGCTTGGTACTAATTATATGCTTTACTTTCGCCTGAATAGCAGCTCGTCCACCCCAAAAATCAGCTGCAAAAAGATTAGTATGCACAATGTCAGGCTTACTTTTTTGCAAATAGTCAGCTACTTTTTTGATTATCTTCCAGTCAAATTTTTTAACCTTGTTAAAATATTTAATTTGTACACCTGCATGCTCAAATTGTTCAGCTAGAGGATTGTCTGATTGCAAAACTAAAACCTCGACCTCAAATTTGGTCTTGTCAATTTTACGACAGATATCCAATAATAACCGCTCTGCCCCACCATACGCCAAACGACCGATTATGTAACTAATTTTAATCATACTTTTTTAGGTAAAAGTCTAAAGGTAAAAAGTAAAAGTAATCGCTAAAAACTTATTACTATGTACTAATATTGTAAACTTTTACATTTGAACTTTTACTTTCTAGACACTGCAAAAATCAACTCGTCAACAATTTTAGGTGGATCAGTAAACTCCAGGAAATAAATTAACTTCCACCAAGCATGAACTAATTTCTGCCCTAAAAATCTAATCATCCGAGTTGGACTATTTTTAGGAAATAAATAAGGATTTATTATTATACCTCTAAATTTACAAAATTTCAATACCTGACTTAAACTATATTCAGTAAAGCCTGCCTCATGAGTAAAATCATTATATCGAATGCGCAGACCAGCCAAAGAAGCCATATTGCCAGTTTTAATGATGATACTACCACCAGGGTTTAATTTCTGGTAAATCCTGTTCATTGTAGGAATAATTTCAGACTTAGGGATATGTTCGATAACATCATTAAGCACAATTAAATCAAAAAGCGGACAAGCAATTAAATAATCAACAAGGTCCTCAATTAGTCTTACTTTCTCAATACCTTTATCCTGACAATACTTTACGCTTTCTGGTGAAATATCAACCCCTAAATAATTATCATAACCTTGACCAGCTAAAAACTGTAAAAACTGTCCCATACCACAACCAATGTCCAAAATCTTAGCCTGCTTATTTTTAGGCAAATACTTATTGTAATTGTATTTATACAACTTAATGATATGCTGATCCGCCTTGGCGTTAAGCTGTTCAAACCCTACTGATAAAAAATTTTTATATAAACTTTGGGACATATTATTCGCTATATAATTTAACTCCTGCCAAACCAACACCAATTGGCAACCACATGTTGGCAACAAAATATGAGGTTGAGAACAGTTCGAAAAGAACTAATCCGACAAAAACCATCATTAAACAAGTTATAATTCTTTTATTAGTTAAAAATTTGGCTTTTGCGTAACCTTTCAAATATTTACTACCCAAGTAAATTAACAAACCAACAAATGAAAGAAAACCGAGAATGCCCGTTTCTGTCAAAAGTTTTTGTACGAAACCATGAGACTCCAAGGGATCACCAAATTCCACTGTGTAAATAAAAGTTCGACCTACCAAAGACTGAAAAGTATTCAGGCCATTACCAATAATTGGATGATCCAAAAAATGAGAAAATGAAAGACTGGTTAACAACAATCTATTAGAATTCGAACTTTTAATCCAATCAACCTGGTGCCAAGCGGTAAAGTAAGTCAGTACGGGCACTAAAACTAACAAAAATATTATAGCGACAATTACATAGCGATTAAACTTGTATTTATACCTCATTATATACAAAATCAGTAGTTCAACTAACAAAACTAACCAACCAGATCTAGAAAAAGTTAACAACAATACTAATGTCATAAATAAAATCGCCAACACATACCAACCCCGTTGCTTAATTTTGGTAGACAATAAATACAAAATCAATGTTAACGGAATGATCACAATTAAAATTTCAGCAATGGCATTATGATTTCCTCCGATGGGGTTGAAACCAGCAAAACTAAAAGGTACAGCTCTATAAACAAACCATGATGGCCCTTGCGATAAAATTACTGATAAAAAACCAGAAATTGCCACAAACAACCCACTTATCAAGAAAAGATGCAAGGCCGTTTTGAATATTTGTTTGGAATTAATTAAATTAGAAGGTATCAACACAAACATCAGATAGAAAAATACAATTGGTCGTAGTAAATATTTAAATGCTGGTACCAATTCTTGGTTATTCAATACCGACAAAGCACAGACTGCAAAAAAGACCAAAGCCATCAACAATCCTGGAAGCTCATACCTTGTCTTTTTATTATCTTGCTTATCTGAATAAAAAAATCTAATTGCATGACGAATTATTAATGCAAGTAAAGTTAATGAGGCCAAGATATCTACATAAGGAACATTAATACTTCCCCTCACCAATTGCCAATTTAGAAAAGGATAAAACAAAATCATACCATACAAACCCAGGCGAGGATATTCCACCAGAACCACCATTATAATTACCAATAAATCAACCAGCAAAATATACGTTGGTTGAATAAAACTAATTGCCATTAGACTAAACCCCACCACAAAAACAACTACCCATAAATACAACTTCAGCGTATGATCAACTTCTTTTTTAGTAAAAAAATTTTTTATAAATTGGGACATAATTTTATTTTCTCCACCAATCAAGTGGTAATTTGTTTTTAAATATCCAATTAGCGACTTTTATCGGATTCCGCTTAATAGCCGCTCGCGCCGTACAAACCATCCAATAATTACTCTCAAACCCTTGTATATCCACCCTGGCTTTTTTCGCCTGACGGCTAAACCACAGTTTTTCGAATTCCTGACAATCTTCCAGATTCCCCATTATAATATTATCAATCACTGACGGATAAACATCTCCATTAGGATCTAAATAGAAAAAATCTTCACCTGCAAATGATTCTAGTGGTCGTCTTTCACCTTTTACTATTTTAAGTAGCCCATCAACAAAATAAGCTCGGGCCCAATCTTTGGGTCGGAACGATTTCAATAACTTCTTGATAACTTTACTAAACTCTTTTTCTAGAAAACCAACATCAACATCTATAACATTTTCTTTACCAAAGTATATATCTGAGGAATGAGCAACCGCCATCGTGAACTGAACTCTCAAACGCTTGCTCCAATCATAAGCTTGATACAACTGTTGAAAATTCATATCCGTTAAAGTAAAGGCAAATTTAATATTCTTTATCTCCAACTCATCTCGACAAAAACGAATAGTCTCCAGAACTTTATTCCAAGCATTTGGGACTCTTCTGATTTTTTCATGCATTTGTCCAATCCCATCGACTGAAATTGAAATAGAAATATCAGGATCAATCTTTTTAATTTCCGGTAATACTTTCTTAATAGTGTCTACTAAAAAACCATTGGTGGAAATATTTATTTTCGCCTTTGGACAAGCCCATCCGATTTTGCGTACGATTTCAGGTAAATCTTTTCTTAAAAATGGTTCACCTCCACTAATATTAACATCTCTCAAGCTGTTTGGTAATTTAAGATAAACATCAGGAGAAACCTCGGGAAAATCTTTTATTTGCCAAATGTTACACATAACACAGCGTGAATTACAACGATATGTTACAGCAACGACGGCATCGACGGGCATTTTAATTTTTTTTGTTTTTTTCATACTAAAATTACGAAGTTTTATATAGGAACTCCACTATAATTATAGCACAAATCATCTAAAATTAACAAAATAAAAAACCCCACTATTCATTGAATAGTGGGGTTGTGTTTGTTAACTTACTGAGGACAAATGTTGTCCAGGAGAATCACCTCTCCTTCAGGATCAGGATCTTCAGGATCAACCTGGCCTTCCACAGCTTCGAATGTTACAGGTGTACCGTCCTGATCAACGCACCAAAGTACGCCATCAGTTTCCCAGCCACCCCATTCATTGCCATTCTGACAGTTCCAGTCGATCCACCCATCCTCTTCATAACCCTGAACAGGATATTCTCCGCGCAGACAAATCTGCTGGATTGTTCCAGACCAGACACCACAATAACCTTCCGCCGACCAAGTGTCCACGGGGATACCTCCCGACCAAACCACAGGATGGCCAAGTCCGTAACCACAACAGATATTACAGTAGATTGTCGGACAATCTTCGTCGATGTCACCATCGCAATCGTCATCTACCCCGTTGCAAACTTCGTCTGCCCCAGGATAAACGTCTGCGTCGCCGTCATCGCAATCATCATCACATAGCATAAAGCCATCTGCATCTGCATCTGCTTCGTTAGCCGGAACCTCAGTGTCGCAGTCATCATCAAGCCCATTGCACAATTCCTCAATCGGCTCAACATTGCCTACGCAAGCACCCCAGGTACCGTCATTCTCACAGGTCTGCAGACCTTGCTGGCATACGCCGTCTTCAGTTGTTCCACAGATTGCCAGATCATCAGGATCGCAATCGCAATCCTCATCAGCACTACCATCACAATCATTGTCCAAATTATCACCACAGACTTCTGCCACAGACTGATCTGCGCTGCCATCAGGATTAGTGGAACAAATGGTTAAAGCTTCATCAGCACACTCCCAGGAACCAAGGCCACAAGTGCCCGTTCCTACACAAGGAGCGCCAATAAAGAAACCTTCATCCACACTACCATCGCAGTCATCGTCCAGTCCGTTGCAAACTTCGTCTGCACTAGTATTAATAGAAGCTGCATCGTCGTTGCAGTCTCCTGCGCAAACACGCTCACCATCACCATCATCGTCTGCCTCGTCAAGCGGGACAGCTCCGTTGCAATTGTCATCCAGACCATTGCACTCTTCAGGCTTAGGTTCAACGTTGCCCACACAATCACCCCAGAGACCCTGCGCAGAACAAGTCTGCTCACCATAATCACATTCACCTTCATCGGTGGTACCGCACTGCTCAGTGTCATCGGGCGTGCATTCACAGCCCTCATTAACTGAACTGTCACAGTCATTATCCACCAGGTCATTGCAATCTTCAGGTGAAGACTGATCTTCGCTACCTCCGGGCATAGTAGAACATTGATAACCAAAGTCGTTGGCACATTCATAAACGCCAGCTCCGCAAGCTCCATACCCGAGGCATGGCACACCCACGTAATAACCTTCGTCTACTGCACCATCACAGTTATCATCCTGGCCATTGCACAGCTCGTCTGCTCCAGAATTAACTGCCGGATCACCATCCGAACAGTCCCCTTCACAAACCATTTCACCGTCAGCATCGGAATCTACTTCGTCCTGATCCACTGCGCCATCGCAGTCATCATCAAGTCCGTTGCAGGCTTCTTCAGTTGCAGGTTCCACGTTACCAACGCAATCGCTCCAACTACCATCATTTTCACAAAAACTTTCCCCGTACTGACACACACCAACATCGGTTGTGCCACAGGACATAGTCGCTCCGGGTTCGCAATCACACTCATCGTCAAGTGTGTCTACCATTCCGTCGCAGTCATTGTCCAAGTTGTCTCCACAAACTTCAGGTACTGAAGCATCTTCACTGCCACCAACGGCAACAGAGCAAATTACTCCCGTTCCATCTTGATTGCACTCGAGAACACCTGAGCCACATTCACCAGCCGCAAGGCATTCGAATCCAACAGGGAAACTCTCATCAATCAGGCCGTCACAGTCATTGTCCTCGCCATCACACACTTCGGCAGGAGCATCACCGCACTGGCCACAATCATTCAGAAGCCCTTCGTCGACCTCGCCATCGCAGTCATTGTCTTCACCATCACACACTTCGGCAGGAACATCACCACACTGGCCACAAGCATTCAGAAGATCTTCATCAACTTCGCCATCGCAGTTATTATCGACTCCGTCACAAACCTCGTCACTCGGCGCAACTGCCCCCTGGCAGTCATTCCAAGTTCCATCAGCCTGACAAGTCTGTACACCAAACTGGCATACGCCTTCATCCGAAGTACCACACTGCTTGGTCATATCAGGATCACAAGCACAGACATCATCGAGCGTATCAACCTGCCCGTTACAATCGTTATCAAGATTGTCCCCACACACCTCAGGCGCTGAAGCATCTTCACTTCCACCAGGTGCTGAAGAACAAATAACGCTTGCTTCGTCAGCAGTACACTCATATGTACCTGCTCCACATTCTCCAAGAGCCAGACAGCCAACTCCAAGCGGGAAGTTTTCATCAATCAACCCGTCGCAGTCATTGTCCAACCCGTCACAAAGTTCATCCATTGAATCGCCAGGCACAACGTTACAAACTGCCAGTCCCTCTGAACAAACAAAGGTCCCTTCAGTTTCACACTCACCCTGACCGACTGAACAAACTTCACCTAGATTAAGATAATCTTCATCGACCTCGCCGTCGCAGTCATTGTCCTCGCCATCACACACTTCGGCAGGAACATCACCACACTGGCCACAGGCATTCAAAAGACCTTCATCAACTTCACCGTCGCAGTTATTGTCAGAGCCGTCACAAACTTCGTCACCAGGTTCAACTGCACCAACGCAATCTCCCCAAGTGCCCTCAGCCTGACAAGTCTGAACTCCGAATTGACAAACGCCTTCATCCGAAGAACCGCACTGC from Candidatus Falkowbacteria bacterium encodes:
- a CDS encoding O-antigen ligase family protein, with product MSQFIKNFFTKKEVDHTLKLYLWVVVFVVGFSLMAISFIQPTYILLVDLLVIIMVVLVEYPRLGLYGMILFYPFLNWQLVRGSINVPYVDILASLTLLALIIRHAIRFFYSDKQDNKKTRYELPGLLMALVFFAVCALSVLNNQELVPAFKYLLRPIVFFYLMFVLIPSNLINSKQIFKTALHLFLISGLFVAISGFLSVILSQGPSWFVYRAVPFSFAGFNPIGGNHNAIAEILIVIIPLTLILYLLSTKIKQRGWYVLAILFMTLVLLLTFSRSGWLVLLVELLILYIMRYKYKFNRYVIVAIIFLLVLVPVLTYFTAWHQVDWIKSSNSNRLLLTSLSFSHFLDHPIIGNGLNTFQSLVGRTFIYTVEFGDPLESHGFVQKLLTETGILGFLSFVGLLIYLGSKYLKGYAKAKFLTNKRIITCLMMVFVGLVLFELFSTSYFVANMWLPIGVGLAGVKLYSE
- a CDS encoding class I SAM-dependent methyltransferase, whose amino-acid sequence is MSQSLYKNFLSVGFEQLNAKADQHIIKLYKYNYNKYLPKNKQAKILDIGCGMGQFLQFLAGQGYDNYLGVDISPESVKYCQDKGIEKVRLIEDLVDYLIACPLFDLIVLNDVIEHIPKSEIIPTMNRIYQKLNPGGSIIIKTGNMASLAGLRIRYNDFTHEAGFTEYSLSQVLKFCKFRGIIINPYLFPKNSPTRMIRFLGQKLVHAWWKLIYFLEFTDPPKIVDELIFAVSRK
- a CDS encoding radical SAM protein, translated to MKKTKKIKMPVDAVVAVTYRCNSRCVMCNIWQIKDFPEVSPDVYLKLPNSLRDVNISGGEPFLRKDLPEIVRKIGWACPKAKINISTNGFLVDTIKKVLPEIKKIDPDISISISVDGIGQMHEKIRRVPNAWNKVLETIRFCRDELEIKNIKFAFTLTDMNFQQLYQAYDWSKRLRVQFTMAVAHSSDIYFGKENVIDVDVGFLEKEFSKVIKKLLKSFRPKDWARAYFVDGLLKIVKGERRPLESFAGEDFFYLDPNGDVYPSVIDNIIMGNLEDCQEFEKLWFSRQAKKARVDIQGFESNYWMVCTARAAIKRNPIKVANWIFKNKLPLDWWRK
- a CDS encoding glycosyltransferase, with the translated sequence MIKISYIIGRLAYGGAERLLLDICRKIDKTKFEVEVLVLQSDNPLAEQFEHAGVQIKYFNKVKKFDWKIIKKVADYLQKSKPDIVHTNLFAADFWGGRAAIQAKVKHIISTKHDILSEGFWRDRLGLKARRKFNKVVAISKATRDYLVAEEGIDIQNIEVIYNGIDVSKFYIENPGLFKTEDITIGSVGRLSKEKGHKHLIRACRFLKNKNWKLILVGDGPLRRELTALAKSLGIEDRVQFVGEVEDVRPHLNKFDVFVLPSVSEGLSLVILEAAAAGRVVVATEVGGVPEIIKHKQNGLLFKPKNIEQLVQRLNWVDEHRDLVSKMAKSLQQFVVDQFDVNKTIKQYQKLYEDIVDK
- a CDS encoding glycosyltransferase, which produces MKILLINKFYWQKGGSERVFLHTKKLLEQNGHQVVCFSMEDEKNNLPSSYSKYFVPYTNFQSKNSWFGKALRFIYYPLAAKNLEKLIQLEKPDIAHLHNISHQLTPSILKPLKKHQIPVVQTLHDYQLICPNYRLFTKGKVCEKCKKHKYYQCSLNKCVQNSFWSSSLAGLELFLQWIFRFYKEKVDLFISPSQFLKDKVREWGIKQPINVINNFINIENFEPNYQNQDYVVCVSRLSKEKGVMTLLKAIRKLPDIKLKLIGDGQLRKEVEKYIVKKQIKNVEYLGPKYDKELFDLIKNSKFFIIPSEWYENYPMLVIEAMALGKPVLASRLGGLQEMIEENKTGWFYEPFSIKDLRSKIKQHYNESDTIEHMGSLARETVEHKNCTKRHYQLLMQAYNQVLSKENVVKLG